The stretch of DNA GTTTGATTACGCTGCGTTTTGGACGGTCAGCATCGGCAGCGAATATCCTTTTTCAAATAGTTTGTTGAAAACATCGAAGCACTTGCGAAAGCAGGCGAACCGTTTTTCGCATTCGGTTACATCGCCGTAAACTTTCCAGTAGCCCGTATATTTGCTATTCCTGCCGCCGTTGATAATGAATCCTTTCACGTCTTCGAGGGGGTAGCCCAAGAATAGTCCGACTTCGTGCGGAAAACAGTGGCATTTGCGGATGCGCGCCGTCATGTATGCGAGTGCACAGTCGGTGCTAAAGTCTGTGTAGCCGTAGGCGGCGAGAAAATGGCGGATTTCCGGCTCGGCAATAAGCTTTTGCAGGGCGTCTTCGCGATAGACGTAGATAAAACTGCGACCGCAGCGTTCTGCAATAACGCGCACGCACACGCCGCGAGGGTTGAGTTCCTTGTTCCAGTGGGCGAGTTGTTTACACAGCGTTTCGCTGGGTGAAGATTCAAGGCAGAATAAACTTCCGACCTTGAGCCCAGCGAGTGTTGGTGCGCATTGGCGAACGAGACGGTGATCTAAAAGACGGTTCATTTTATTGCAAACTACAAATAAATTGTAAAGTTAGATTTCTCTAACAAATATACAAAAAAGCCTTGAAGTTTGTCAAGGCTAATTTTGTATTAATTTTTGTTCATTTGCAATTCAAGCATCTTGCTGAAGAGGCCGCCTTTCGCCTTGAGTTCGGCGGGGGAGCCTGTTTCGGCAATGTGACCGTCTTGTAGCACCACGACCTTGTCGGCGTTTGCGATGGTACGCATGCGGTGCGCAATGATGATGACAGTCTTGCCCTTCACCAGCTGCGAGATGCCGCGCTGGATCTTGGATTCGTTTTCAACGTCGAGGCTTGCGGTTGCTTCGTCGAGCAAGATGATGGGCGCGTCTTTCAGCAGGGCGCGTGCAATGGAGATGCGCTGGCGTTCACCGCCCGAGAGTGTGTCGCCGTTTTCGCCGATGACGGTGTCGTACCCCTGCGGCATCTTCTGCACGAATTCGTCGCATCCCGCAAGTTTTGCCACCTTTAGGATTTCTTCGTCGCTGGCATTGCGCTTGCCGATGCGGATGTTGTCCTTGATGCTCGTGTTGAACAGCACCACGTCCTGGAAGACGATGGAGAAATTCTTGAGGAGCGTTTCAGGGTCAATCTTGCTGATATCTTGGCCGCCGAGCGTTACCGTTCCGGCTTGAATGTCCCAGAATCGTGCGGCAATTTTGGCGGCGGTTGTCTTTCCGCTGCCGCTCGGGCCCACAAGTGCGGTGATTTCGCCCTGTTTTGCCGTGAACGAAACTTTTTTCAGGACTTGCTTGTTTTCGTTGTAATTGAAGTCGACGTCCTTGAATTCGATATCGTAATTCTGGGGAACGAATTCCGTTACGCCTTCCTGAGGCTTCATCTGGTCCATTTCGCGGAACCGGCGCAGGCGTACATTCACAAAGAACAGTTCAGCGAGATTGTTGAACACCAAGAAAACCGGGTTGTAGACCGTTGCCGCGCACACGATAAACACCAGATAGGTGAATACATCGATTTCGCCCTTGGTCCAGAGGCGAGCTCCTGTAATCAGCACCGTGGCAAGACCCATCTTGAGAATGCCCTGCGCTGAATTCAGGAACATGCCAACCTTGATATCGGAATCCATCTGCGTTTTTTCGTATTTGATGCAGTCCTTGTCGAAATGGTCGAGGTAGGCGGCTTCGCCCGAGTAGGAACGGATTTCCTGCACGTTTTCGAGGCCTTCCTGGATGTCTTCCATGATTTCACGACGCGCATTGTAAGAACTCTGGAACCAGCGGTCCTGAATTTTCTTGGAAAGCGCAATGAGCAATGCTGCTGCGGGCACCACCCAGAAAAGCGCGATAGACATTTTCCAGTTGTAGCAGAACAGCATGATTCCGATTATGGTGACGCTCCCGATGGCGGCGAAAAGTTCCGGCACCGCATGCGAGAAAATCATTTCGAGTGCGTTGCAATCGTCCATGATGGTCGAAGTCAAGTCCGAAAGGTTCTTCTTGCCAAAGAACGAGAGCGGCAACTTACGAAGCTTTTCGGCAATCGAAACGCGGCGACGCATGCTTTCGTCGTACACGCTACTGTAAGTCGCGCTGTACGAGAACCTGTAAATGACAAGCATCACCACAAACAGAATTACCGCAATGCCCACATAGAACCATGTCCCGTGCGGAGTCTTGCCGGCAAATTCACCTATGCCCATCTGCTCCATCAAAAAGTAAAAGAGCATCATCATCGGGAACATGAGCGAAATAAAGTGCAGGAATGTCCAGACGACGCCACGGACAAACGTGCGCGAGCCTTCTTCCGAAAGAGCAAAAGTATTCTGAATCCACTTATACATTTTCGCCTCCTTCATTATCCTTGGAATTGTCGAGGGTCCATGTGACAGACTGCTGGTATTCGGCCCACATCTTGGCATAAATGCCGTTCTTTTCAAGTAATTCGCTGTGCGTTCCGCGTTCAGCGATTTCGCCTTCTTCAACAATGATAATCTGGTCGGCGTTCACCACGCTTGTAAGCCTGTGGGCAATCATCAGCACGGTCTTGCCGGCGGCCAGTTTGTGCAAGGCTTCTTGAATCAGGCGTTCGTTTTCGGGGTCTGCAAAGGCGGTTGCCTCGTCGAGCACCACGATGGGGGCGTTCTTCAAAATGGCGCGCGCAAGTACCACTCGCTGCTGCTCGCCACCCGAAAGATAAGTTCCCTTGCTTCCGATAACGGTGTCGATACCGCCCGGCAGCTTGTCAATGATTTCGCGGCACTGCGCAAGATCAAGCGCCTTGTTTACCTGCTCAAGAGTCGCATCGGGCATGCCGTAACGAACGTTGTCCAAAATGCTCATCTTGAAAAGGCGCGTATTCTGGAACACGAACGAAACGTTCTTCATCAGTTCCTTCGGATCAATCTGCTTTACGGGAATACTGCCAATAGTAATTTCGCCGCTATCGACATCGAAGAAGCGCGGCAGAAGTTTTGCAATCGTACTCTTGCCACCGCCCGAAGGCCCGACAAGTGCTACCGTATGGCCCGCTGGTACCGTGAGCGAAATGTCGCTCAATACCTGCTTGTCGGTATCGGGGTAGGTGAAGCTCACGTTTCGGAATTCCACATCGAACTTTTGCATCGGTACCGGATTTTCGCATACTTCTAAATCCTTGGTGCGGGCGATATCGTTGATACGGTCAACCGCGATTCCCGCCTGGTTCGTGGCATTGCTCAGGTACATGCTGCGCATCACGCACTGCGAGAACAGTGGTGTCACCAACACGTAAATCATCATGTTTACGATGGTGAGTTTTACATCGCCGTCGTTACCGATAATGAGCGCTGCCGTCGGCACCAGGAACAGTACGAATCCGTTCACGAGAATCGTGTAGATGCAGTAAGGGACCTTCCAGTTGTTGGAATAGGCTGTGACCATCTTGTGGTAGGTCGCG from uncultured Fibrobacter sp. encodes:
- a CDS encoding DUF3793 family protein, with protein sequence MNRLLDHRLVRQCAPTLAGLKVGSLFCLESSPSETLCKQLAHWNKELNPRGVCVRVIAERCGRSFIYVYREDALQKLIAEPEIRHFLAAYGYTDFSTDCALAYMTARIRKCHCFPHEVGLFLGYPLEDVKGFIINGGRNSKYTGYWKVYGDVTECEKRFACFRKCFDVFNKLFEKGYSLPMLTVQNAA
- a CDS encoding ABC transporter ATP-binding protein, translated to MYKWIQNTFALSEEGSRTFVRGVVWTFLHFISLMFPMMMLFYFLMEQMGIGEFAGKTPHGTWFYVGIAVILFVVMLVIYRFSYSATYSSVYDESMRRRVSIAEKLRKLPLSFFGKKNLSDLTSTIMDDCNALEMIFSHAVPELFAAIGSVTIIGIMLFCYNWKMSIALFWVVPAAALLIALSKKIQDRWFQSSYNARREIMEDIQEGLENVQEIRSYSGEAAYLDHFDKDCIKYEKTQMDSDIKVGMFLNSAQGILKMGLATVLITGARLWTKGEIDVFTYLVFIVCAATVYNPVFLVFNNLAELFFVNVRLRRFREMDQMKPQEGVTEFVPQNYDIEFKDVDFNYNENKQVLKKVSFTAKQGEITALVGPSGSGKTTAAKIAARFWDIQAGTVTLGGQDISKIDPETLLKNFSIVFQDVVLFNTSIKDNIRIGKRNASDEEILKVAKLAGCDEFVQKMPQGYDTVIGENGDTLSGGERQRISIARALLKDAPIILLDEATASLDVENESKIQRGISQLVKGKTVIIIAHRMRTIANADKVVVLQDGHIAETGSPAELKAKGGLFSKMLELQMNKN
- a CDS encoding ABC transporter ATP-binding protein; amino-acid sequence: MKKTFSKLYAYMGSRKPLFPLALILSALSAIAGLVPFLLMWLIVREVISGGDMTNIKIFDYSIGAVLASVTSVLLYFAALACSHMVAFRLEGDLRRFAMKKLMSAPLGFFDKNPTGKLRKIIDDNAAITHTFVAHEMPDISGTILIPIVALVMMFVFDWRLGLASLVPIAYALFILGTLGRRGTKFMERYMQALEEMNSEAVEYVRGIPVVKVFQQTIFSFKSFYNSIATYHKMVTAYSNNWKVPYCIYTILVNGFVLFLVPTAALIIGNDGDVKLTIVNMMIYVLVTPLFSQCVMRSMYLSNATNQAGIAVDRINDIARTKDLEVCENPVPMQKFDVEFRNVSFTYPDTDKQVLSDISLTVPAGHTVALVGPSGGGKSTIAKLLPRFFDVDSGEITIGSIPVKQIDPKELMKNVSFVFQNTRLFKMSILDNVRYGMPDATLEQVNKALDLAQCREIIDKLPGGIDTVIGSKGTYLSGGEQQRVVLARAILKNAPIVVLDEATAFADPENERLIQEALHKLAAGKTVLMIAHRLTSVVNADQIIIVEEGEIAERGTHSELLEKNGIYAKMWAEYQQSVTWTLDNSKDNEGGENV